In one Anaerolineae bacterium genomic region, the following are encoded:
- the cysS gene encoding cysteine--tRNA ligase, with protein MTLHIYNTLKRKKELFEPLEEGRVSMYVCGPTVYDSCHIGHARSVVTFDVIARYFKEKGYNVIYVRNFTDIDDKIINRANQLGIAPLALAEKYIGEFHDDMQALNVEKPTVEPRATEHIDRIIKVIEILIEKGFAYRIDNDVYYAVELFKDYGKLSGRRLKDMEAGARVDIDKRKRNPFDFALWKSSKPGEPVWDSPWGEGRPGWHIECSAMSAEYLGETFDIHGGGKDLIFPHHENEIAQSEAAFGKTFVRYWIHNGFVNINQEKMSKSLGNFIILKEIIKHYHPEALRLFLLSKHYRSPVDFTDKAMDEAVAGLDKIYALLERIEKQFGSASGKDKTKDVTVFWGQFCKAMDDDFNTALGIATLFEVVRGMNRLLDENKNSFSQDAEDKIDSGRTDILKMGAILGILNESPEDYSAKKRSTGLEKKSIDSEIIDKMIKERIEARKAKNWAMADQIRKQLEEINIIIEDSPEGTVWKIKS; from the coding sequence ATGACTCTTCATATTTACAATACATTAAAAAGAAAAAAGGAGCTGTTTGAACCTCTCGAAGAGGGAAGGGTAAGTATGTATGTTTGCGGCCCTACTGTTTATGATTCCTGTCACATAGGACATGCCAGGTCTGTTGTTACCTTTGATGTTATAGCCCGCTATTTTAAAGAAAAAGGCTATAATGTAATCTATGTAAGAAATTTTACCGATATTGATGACAAGATAATCAACAGGGCCAATCAGTTAGGTATTGCTCCATTAGCACTTGCCGAAAAATATATCGGTGAATTCCATGATGATATGCAAGCTCTGAATGTTGAAAAGCCCACTGTTGAGCCAAGAGCCACGGAGCATATTGACAGGATAATAAAGGTTATTGAAATATTGATTGAGAAAGGCTTTGCATACAGGATAGACAATGATGTCTATTATGCGGTTGAGTTGTTTAAAGACTATGGAAAACTTTCCGGGCGCAGGCTGAAGGATATGGAGGCAGGCGCAAGGGTGGATATTGACAAAAGGAAACGAAATCCTTTTGATTTTGCTTTATGGAAATCGTCAAAGCCCGGAGAACCGGTCTGGGATAGCCCGTGGGGCGAGGGCAGGCCCGGATGGCACATTGAATGTTCGGCCATGAGCGCCGAATATTTAGGGGAAACCTTTGATATTCATGGTGGAGGAAAAGATCTTATTTTTCCGCATCATGAAAATGAAATAGCCCAGTCAGAGGCTGCATTTGGAAAAACTTTTGTCAGATACTGGATTCATAATGGTTTTGTAAATATTAATCAGGAAAAAATGTCGAAATCGCTCGGGAACTTTATTATACTAAAGGAAATAATAAAGCATTATCACCCTGAAGCATTGCGGCTTTTTCTTCTTTCCAAGCATTATCGCAGCCCTGTTGACTTTACAGACAAGGCAATGGATGAAGCTGTTGCCGGTCTTGATAAAATCTATGCGCTGCTTGAGCGTATTGAGAAACAATTCGGGTCTGCATCAGGCAAAGATAAAACCAAAGATGTCACTGTGTTTTGGGGGCAATTCTGTAAAGCCATGGATGATGATTTTAATACCGCCCTTGGAATAGCCACGCTTTTTGAAGTTGTTCGCGGCATGAACCGCCTGCTGGATGAAAATAAAAACAGCTTTTCTCAAGACGCTGAAGATAAAATAGACTCGGGCCGGACGGATATTCTAAAAATGGGCGCAATCCTCGGCATACTTAATGAATCACCTGAAGACTATTCTGCAAAAAAAAGATCCACAGGACTTGAAAAAAAATCGATCGATTCTGAAATAATTGACAAGATGATAAAGGAGCGGATTGAGGCCAGAAAGGCAAAAAACTGGGCCATGGCCGATCAAATCAGAAAACAGCTTGAAGAAATAAATATAATTATTGAAGATAGCCCCGAGGGCACTGTCTGGAAGATAAAGAGTTGA
- the ispF gene encoding 2-C-methyl-D-erythritol 2,4-cyclodiphosphate synthase, with protein sequence MRTGIGYDIHRLVRGRQLIIGGVAIPFEKGLLGHSDADVLVHALCDALLGAAGLGDIGIYFPDTDKQFKDISSIKLLVKTCEMVKQKGFTVKNIDSVVFAQAPKISPYREEMQKNIAQTMEIKPSQVNIKATTTEGLGIIGKGEGIAAMCIVLLIET encoded by the coding sequence ATGCGCACAGGCATTGGATATGATATTCACAGATTAGTACGTGGACGTCAGCTGATTATCGGCGGGGTTGCGATTCCATTTGAAAAAGGCCTTCTCGGGCATTCAGATGCAGATGTACTTGTTCACGCATTGTGCGATGCGCTTTTAGGTGCGGCAGGCTTGGGCGATATCGGCATATATTTTCCTGATACAGATAAGCAGTTTAAAGATATAAGCAGCATAAAACTCCTTGTTAAAACCTGTGAAATGGTTAAGCAAAAGGGCTTTACAGTAAAAAATATTGATTCAGTTGTTTTTGCCCAGGCTCCGAAAATTTCGCCGTATAGAGAAGAAATGCAGAAAAATATTGCGCAAACAATGGAAATTAAGCCAAGCCAGGTCAATATTAAAGCCACTACCACTGAGGGCCTTGGAATTATTGGAAAGGGAGAAGGGATAGCCGCAATGTGTATTGTGCTGCTAATCGAAACTTAA
- the uvrB gene encoding excinuclease ABC subunit UvrB: MSSFNLISDFTPKGDQPKAIELLSNSILSGNKHHVLLGVTGSGKTFAVANIIKTLQRPTLVLAPNKTLAAQLYSEFKSLFPENSVEYFVSYYDYYQPEAYIPASDTYIQKDSSINEMIDKLRHSATRSVLSRRDVIVVASVSCIFGLGAPEDYLSMSVDMETGMELVRNKLLSRLVAMQYERNDIDFHRGVFRVRGDRVEIFPSYEEESAVRIDFFGDQVETISTFDTLRGHVTDRLEKIRIFPASHHVADKQTLKRAIKSIRNELKERIDYFRNENKLIEAQRIEERTNFDLEMMLELGYCNGIENYSRHLTGRGPGEPPPTLFDYFPDDLLVCIDESHIAVPQIRAMYNGDRSRKTTLVEYGFRLPSALDNRPLKFEEFESKTSQVLYTSATPAEYELDKAKGAVAEQIVRPTGLLDPQIDVRKAQHQVDDLFEEIQLCCKRNERVLVTTLTKRMAEDLTEYYQDLGIRVRYLHADIKTLERVDIIRDLRTGKFDVLVGINLLREGLDIPEVTLVAILDADKEGFLRSARSLIQTCGRASRNVGGRIIMYADHITKSMKQAIDETNRRRKIQEAFNKKNNIIPTTIKKDIMPVFFSSYGSKDTSTDKVAEAIAAYESLDNIDDIIKSLEKEMTQAAKELEFERAGELRDQIRALKRISLY; the protein is encoded by the coding sequence ATGTCATCCTTTAACCTTATATCAGATTTCACACCAAAGGGAGACCAGCCAAAGGCAATTGAATTATTAAGCAATAGTATCTTGTCCGGCAACAAACACCATGTGCTTCTGGGGGTCACAGGGTCGGGCAAAACATTTGCCGTGGCAAATATTATTAAAACACTTCAAAGGCCGACCCTTGTGCTGGCGCCCAACAAGACCCTTGCCGCCCAGCTTTATAGTGAGTTCAAATCACTCTTTCCTGAAAACAGTGTCGAATATTTTGTAAGCTACTATGACTATTATCAGCCTGAAGCCTACATCCCTGCCAGCGATACCTACATACAAAAAGATTCCTCTATCAACGAAATGATAGACAAATTGCGCCATAGCGCGACCAGATCCGTGCTTTCACGCAGGGATGTTATTGTTGTTGCAAGCGTATCATGCATATTCGGACTTGGCGCGCCTGAAGACTATCTCTCTATGAGTGTTGACATGGAAACCGGCATGGAGCTTGTTCGAAATAAGCTTCTGTCCAGGCTTGTTGCCATGCAATATGAACGAAACGATATTGATTTTCACAGGGGGGTTTTCAGGGTAAGGGGGGACAGGGTTGAGATATTTCCTTCCTATGAAGAGGAGAGCGCTGTTCGTATCGATTTTTTCGGAGATCAGGTGGAGACTATTTCAACATTTGACACTTTAAGAGGGCATGTTACAGATCGTTTGGAAAAAATTAGAATATTTCCTGCCAGCCATCATGTGGCTGATAAGCAAACACTTAAAAGAGCGATAAAAAGCATTCGCAATGAGTTAAAGGAAAGGATCGATTATTTTAGAAACGAAAATAAACTGATAGAGGCTCAGCGTATTGAAGAGAGAACAAATTTTGATCTTGAGATGATGCTTGAATTAGGCTACTGCAACGGTATTGAGAATTATTCCAGGCATTTAACCGGAAGAGGTCCAGGTGAACCGCCGCCGACCCTTTTTGATTATTTTCCCGACGATTTATTAGTATGCATTGATGAAAGTCATATTGCCGTGCCACAGATTCGCGCCATGTATAATGGTGACAGATCCCGCAAGACCACCCTTGTAGAATACGGGTTCAGGCTCCCATCTGCTCTTGATAACCGGCCCCTTAAGTTTGAGGAGTTTGAATCAAAAACATCACAGGTTCTTTATACATCCGCGACCCCTGCTGAATACGAACTTGATAAGGCAAAAGGGGCCGTAGCCGAGCAGATCGTAAGGCCCACAGGCCTTCTTGATCCTCAAATTGATGTAAGAAAAGCACAGCATCAGGTTGACGATCTTTTTGAAGAGATTCAGTTATGCTGTAAAAGGAATGAAAGGGTCCTGGTTACTACCTTGACAAAGCGCATGGCTGAAGATCTTACAGAATACTATCAGGATCTTGGCATAAGAGTTCGCTATCTTCATGCAGACATAAAGACATTGGAACGGGTCGATATTATAAGGGATCTCAGAACCGGCAAATTTGATGTTCTTGTCGGGATAAATCTTCTTCGCGAAGGGCTTGACATACCGGAGGTTACACTTGTAGCTATACTGGATGCCGACAAGGAGGGTTTTTTACGTTCAGCAAGGTCTCTTATTCAAACATGCGGCAGGGCTTCCAGAAATGTCGGCGGCAGGATAATAATGTATGCCGATCATATAACAAAGTCTATGAAACAGGCAATAGATGAGACAAACCGGCGCAGAAAAATTCAGGAGGCTTTCAACAAAAAGAATAATATTATTCCAACAACCATCAAAAAAGATATTATGCCTGTCTTTTTTTCATCATATGGTTCTAAAGATACATCCACAGACAAGGTTGCTGAAGCTATTGCCGCATATGAGTCCCTGGACAATATCGACGATATTATTAAATCCCTTGAAAAAGAAATGACGCAGGCCGCAAAAGAGCTTGAATTTGAAAGGGCGGGAGAGCTTCGCGATCAGATAAGGGCTCTTAAAAGGATATCGCTGTATTAA
- the mutS gene encoding DNA mismatch repair protein MutS has product MHPLKATPMIKQYLSIKGKYPDAILFYRMGDFYEMFFDDAKLASGILEITLTSRNKNDESPIPMCGIPFRAAQGYISRLIEHGCKVAICDQVEDPSTAKGLVKREVVRVITPGMIVDNELLDEKSNNYVLALSKNNDIAGISYLDLSTGTFRLSESIDLRFIIDEIQRVSPSEIILPESSKTDRFFSSIMNLLPEKSVTFLDDNAFEYKKGYESLIDQFKTISLKGFGCENLKAGIRAAGALIFYVRETQKQKIEHIKGVETYSLTNYLIVDDLTCRNLELMTNILSGSKQVSLLGIIDRTITSMGGRLLKRWIRYPLVDAREIRLRLDAVEDAKNNIQIRRDIRESLKSVYDLERLGSKISMGYSNARDLFAIKRSINSLPDIFSSLSHLKAEVFKWDEDVDNLYQLAELIKRAIREDAPPTINEGGIIKPDFNQELSELIEISRQGKNWLAKLEAQEKKTTGITSLKVRYNRVFGYYIEVPKARLNAVPDYYIRKQTLINAERFITDELKKYEDDILGAHDRIASLEYKIFNDIRQEVVKNNTSIQKIAKFLADLDVLCAFAEVADQNGYNRPEITIDGTILIEDGRHPVVEKMILGERFVPNSIKMDNDENQILIITGPNMAGKSTILRQVALLVIMAQMGSFVPAKKASISITDRIFTRVGALDNLSQGQSTFMVEMQETANILNNATGQSLIIMDEIGRGTSTFDGLSIAWAVAEYLHDIKTCGVKTLFATHYHELTELAKTKKRVKNYNIEVTEWNDEIIFLRKLVEGGTDRSYGIQVARLAGIPNTVINRAKKILFNIENRESKLNGSVKKGQVQLNLFRRPESFVIENLQKLDTLKMTPLEALNYLHKLQKRLEVKD; this is encoded by the coding sequence ATGCATCCTTTAAAAGCAACACCTATGATAAAACAGTATCTGTCCATTAAGGGCAAATACCCTGATGCAATTCTATTTTATCGGATGGGTGATTTTTATGAAATGTTTTTCGATGATGCCAAGCTTGCCTCCGGAATACTTGAAATCACCTTAACCTCCAGAAACAAGAATGATGAATCTCCCATTCCCATGTGCGGCATACCGTTTCGGGCAGCCCAGGGTTATATTTCACGACTGATAGAGCATGGCTGCAAGGTCGCAATATGTGATCAGGTTGAGGACCCGTCAACGGCAAAAGGGCTTGTAAAAAGGGAGGTTGTACGTGTCATAACCCCGGGCATGATTGTTGATAATGAACTTTTAGATGAAAAATCAAATAATTATGTCCTTGCCCTGTCCAAAAACAACGATATTGCGGGAATTTCCTATCTTGATCTTTCAACCGGGACATTTCGTCTGTCAGAATCCATTGATTTGCGTTTTATTATTGATGAAATCCAGAGAGTCTCGCCAAGTGAAATTATTTTACCTGAATCATCAAAAACCGACCGGTTTTTCTCATCAATAATGAACCTGCTGCCAGAAAAATCTGTAACTTTTCTGGATGATAATGCATTTGAATATAAAAAAGGATATGAAAGCCTTATTGATCAATTCAAGACTATTTCCCTCAAAGGGTTTGGATGTGAAAACTTAAAGGCAGGTATAAGGGCGGCAGGCGCTTTAATATTTTATGTCCGGGAAACCCAAAAACAAAAAATTGAACATATTAAAGGTGTTGAAACATATTCATTAACCAATTACCTTATAGTTGATGATTTAACCTGCCGAAATCTTGAATTAATGACAAATATCCTATCCGGCAGCAAACAGGTATCGCTTCTTGGAATAATAGACCGTACCATAACTTCCATGGGAGGAAGGCTGCTTAAAAGATGGATCAGATATCCCCTTGTCGATGCTCGTGAAATCAGGTTAAGGCTTGATGCTGTTGAAGATGCAAAGAATAATATTCAGATTCGCAGAGATATCAGGGAGAGTTTAAAATCCGTATATGATCTTGAACGTCTTGGCAGCAAGATTTCCATGGGATATTCAAATGCAAGGGATCTTTTTGCAATAAAACGTTCCATAAATAGTCTCCCGGATATATTTTCCAGTCTTTCACATCTTAAAGCAGAGGTTTTCAAATGGGATGAGGATGTTGACAATCTATATCAACTGGCAGAGCTGATTAAAAGGGCGATTCGGGAAGATGCGCCTCCAACGATTAATGAGGGTGGTATAATCAAACCGGATTTTAATCAAGAGCTCTCCGAACTTATTGAAATCAGCCGGCAGGGCAAAAACTGGCTTGCAAAACTGGAAGCACAGGAAAAGAAAACCACAGGAATAACCTCACTCAAAGTCAGGTACAACAGGGTGTTTGGATACTATATAGAGGTTCCCAAAGCACGCCTGAACGCTGTTCCGGATTACTATATCCGAAAACAGACCCTGATAAATGCCGAACGTTTTATTACAGATGAACTTAAAAAATATGAAGATGATATTTTAGGCGCACACGACAGGATAGCTTCACTTGAGTATAAAATATTTAACGATATCAGGCAGGAAGTTGTAAAAAACAACACATCTATTCAGAAGATCGCCAAATTTTTAGCTGATCTGGACGTTCTGTGCGCTTTTGCCGAAGTTGCCGATCAAAATGGTTATAACAGGCCTGAAATTACTATTGACGGGACTATTCTGATCGAAGACGGACGTCATCCAGTAGTGGAAAAGATGATTTTGGGGGAACGTTTTGTGCCGAACAGTATTAAAATGGATAATGATGAAAACCAGATACTTATTATAACCGGCCCCAATATGGCAGGAAAATCTACGATTCTTCGGCAGGTGGCGCTTCTGGTTATCATGGCACAGATGGGCTCTTTTGTGCCCGCAAAAAAGGCTTCAATCAGCATTACAGACAGGATATTTACCAGGGTTGGAGCCTTGGACAACCTTTCTCAGGGCCAGAGTACCTTTATGGTGGAGATGCAGGAGACAGCCAATATTTTAAATAATGCAACAGGGCAGAGTCTTATTATTATGGATGAGATAGGCAGGGGCACAAGCACATTTGACGGTCTCAGTATTGCCTGGGCGGTTGCGGAATACCTCCACGATATAAAGACCTGTGGTGTAAAAACCCTTTTTGCCACCCACTACCATGAGTTGACAGAGCTCGCCAAAACAAAAAAACGGGTAAAAAATTATAATATTGAGGTAACTGAATGGAATGATGAAATAATCTTTTTAAGAAAGCTGGTTGAAGGTGGCACTGATCGAAGCTACGGCATTCAGGTTGCCAGACTTGCCGGCATTCCAAACACAGTTATAAATCGGGCAAAAAAGATTCTTTTTAATATAGAAAACAGGGAGAGCAAATTAAACGGTTCTGTGAAAAAAGGGCAGGTCCAGTTAAATCTATTTCGCCGGCCGGAGTCTTTTGTAATAGAGAACCTGCAAAAGCTCGACACATTGAAAATGACTCCGCTGGAAGCATTGAACTATTTGCATAAACTGCAAAAAAGGTTGGAGGTTAAGGATTAA
- a CDS encoding N-acetylmuramoyl-L-alanine amidase, which produces MSKKSFILLYFLVCCIVAVMQPGVSSAVTARDGYIKAEACYNKFCKSPQKQKYRHNWLNCIEKFQTVYRHDPSSPWAAAGLYMSGKLYQELYKRSYKKSDKKEAIDLFERIVKRFPKSKYNYKAGMAIRALLIPKDQNKAPIKTENKASIKTENKQKQNKETTKDNALNPEKLSIITDLRFWSNPNYTRIVIDSDKETSYTHRLLGKDPLIQKPQRLYVDLKTSILGKATEKKIPINDNLLSNMRAGQHASDSVRVVIDIKSFKNYKIFSLKNPFRIVIDVWGKDTDTTYTADSKLIPSKKNGKITASALAKQLALGVNRIIIDPGHGGRDYGAPGYLKDVHERSVALNIGMKLAEKIREDLGCEVIMTRNGNKYLTLEERTAIANTKNADLFISIHTNAARDRRACGIETFFLNLATDDDAILVAARENATSTKNISDLQTILSDLMQNAKINESSRLAYHVQESMYKNMKKDYTSIKNKGVKQAPFYVLLGAQMPSILIETSFISNSRECKRLINSKYQNHLCDAIVKGIKSYINETNPTAFLKTDAKKGSKG; this is translated from the coding sequence TTGAGTAAAAAATCATTCATATTATTATATTTTCTTGTTTGCTGTATTGTTGCGGTTATGCAGCCGGGAGTATCATCGGCTGTTACGGCAAGAGATGGGTATATTAAGGCTGAAGCCTGTTACAACAAGTTTTGCAAAAGTCCCCAAAAACAAAAATACAGGCATAACTGGCTGAATTGCATAGAAAAATTTCAGACTGTTTACAGGCATGATCCCTCAAGTCCGTGGGCTGCAGCAGGGCTTTATATGTCCGGAAAGCTTTATCAGGAGCTTTACAAAAGATCATATAAAAAATCGGACAAAAAGGAGGCCATTGATTTATTTGAGCGCATTGTAAAACGTTTTCCGAAAAGCAAATATAATTATAAGGCTGGTATGGCTATAAGAGCTCTTTTAATTCCCAAGGATCAAAATAAAGCACCAATTAAAACAGAAAATAAGGCATCAATTAAAACAGAAAATAAACAAAAACAAAATAAAGAAACCACCAAAGATAATGCTTTAAATCCGGAAAAACTTTCCATTATAACCGATCTTCGATTCTGGTCCAATCCAAACTATACCAGAATTGTTATCGACTCCGACAAAGAAACTTCATACACTCACAGACTTCTTGGGAAAGACCCTTTAATCCAAAAGCCCCAGCGTCTGTATGTTGATTTAAAAACCTCTATTTTAGGAAAAGCCACTGAAAAGAAAATCCCCATTAACGACAATCTGCTCAGCAATATGCGGGCCGGCCAGCACGCATCCGATTCGGTCAGGGTAGTTATAGACATAAAGTCGTTTAAGAATTACAAAATCTTTTCATTAAAGAACCCATTCAGGATTGTCATAGATGTGTGGGGAAAAGACACGGACACAACATATACGGCAGATTCTAAACTTATACCCTCAAAAAAGAACGGAAAGATTACTGCAAGCGCCCTGGCAAAGCAGTTGGCTCTTGGTGTTAACAGGATTATTATCGATCCCGGGCACGGCGGGCGTGATTATGGGGCGCCGGGTTATTTAAAGGATGTTCATGAAAGGAGCGTGGCGCTTAATATCGGGATGAAACTTGCTGAAAAAATTCGTGAAGACCTGGGTTGCGAAGTAATTATGACTCGCAATGGGAATAAATATCTTACACTTGAGGAGCGAACGGCAATTGCAAACACAAAGAATGCGGATCTTTTTATATCCATTCACACAAATGCCGCCAGAGACAGAAGGGCTTGCGGTATTGAGACCTTTTTCTTAAACCTTGCCACAGATGATGATGCCATATTGGTTGCCGCACGTGAAAACGCCACATCAACCAAGAACATAAGCGATCTGCAGACTATTTTAAGCGATCTTATGCAAAATGCCAAGATCAATGAATCAAGCCGTCTGGCATACCATGTCCAGGAATCCATGTATAAAAATATGAAAAAGGACTACACGAGTATAAAGAATAAAGGGGTAAAACAGGCGCCCTTTTATGTTCTCCTTGGAGCCCAGATGCCTTCCATACTGATAGAAACATCCTTTATAAGCAATTCCAGGGAATGTAAAAGATTAATCAATTCAAAATACCAGAACCATTTATGCGATGCCATAGTAAAAGGTATCAAAAGCTACATTAATGAGACAAATCCAACCGCTTTTTTAAAAACAGATGCTAAAAAAGGCTCAAAGGGGTAA
- a CDS encoding GspE/PulE family protein, with protein MLNNTNLLDTKLANVRNLKFEVEYRTKLQDICNKIYAASNIDEILVDLKDEITGLFEAERLTVYVVDGKKKELVSRFKSGDEISEIRIPISADSIAGYSALKQKLINIKNVYDEKELCAIDSALKFDKSWDQKTGFKTNQVLVVPTIFKKYLLGAVQLINHTAGTLFAKRDEESVIELAKILAIALYNQKRIAMAKINKFSYLIENQIIIQKELDKAIVEARRRKELVENILMSDLKISKNDIIKSFSKFYDVPYVEYNPKTPIPGDLLVGLKVPFMRKNLWVPLHIDSDGNIVVIVDNPYNLQKIDEIKGLFPGKKLVFRVGLKEDVLNYIKLFTQDAKELADMDEILRQLHDEATEIEDAEAGVTEEASAVVQLVNKIITDAYNRGASDIHIEPYPGKENTRVRIRIDGNCELYQNIPYSYKNAVVSRLKIMSDLDIAERRKPQDGKIKFKKYGGPDIELRVATVPTQGGLEDIVMRILAAGEPIPLDKMGFSKENYENIVSVITKPYGIIFVCGPTGSGKTTTLHSALSYINKVETKIWTAEDPVEITQAGLRQVQVKPKIGFDFAAAMRAFLRADPDVIMVGEMRDKETTSIGIEASLTGHLVFSTLHTNSAPESIIRLLDMGMDPFNFADAILCILAQRLIRTLCKDCKKKYHPSREEYDELVREYGAEGFKKNVKIPYSDDLALYKPLGCQACGNTGYRGRMGIHELLMGTDVQKRLIQSCAKMDDIRSQAIKDGMTTLKQDGIKKIFDGYCNLLQVRKVCIN; from the coding sequence ATGCTGAATAATACTAATCTATTAGACACAAAGCTTGCAAATGTCAGGAACCTCAAATTTGAGGTGGAATACAGGACTAAACTCCAGGATATTTGCAACAAAATATACGCTGCATCTAATATAGATGAAATCCTGGTTGATCTGAAGGACGAAATCACGGGACTTTTTGAAGCAGAAAGACTTACTGTTTATGTTGTGGACGGTAAAAAAAAAGAACTGGTCTCACGCTTCAAGTCCGGCGACGAAATATCAGAAATACGCATCCCTATATCTGCAGACAGTATAGCCGGATATTCCGCTTTAAAGCAGAAACTGATTAATATCAAAAATGTTTATGATGAAAAGGAGCTCTGCGCAATCGATTCCGCTCTTAAATTTGATAAAAGCTGGGATCAAAAAACAGGTTTTAAAACAAACCAGGTTTTAGTAGTTCCGACCATTTTTAAAAAATATCTTCTTGGCGCTGTTCAACTGATAAACCATACAGCTGGAACTTTATTTGCCAAGCGTGATGAGGAGTCGGTAATCGAACTGGCCAAGATACTTGCGATCGCGCTGTATAATCAAAAACGGATAGCAATGGCCAAGATAAACAAGTTCAGTTATCTCATCGAAAATCAAATTATTATCCAGAAAGAGCTCGATAAGGCCATTGTCGAAGCAAGGCGAAGAAAAGAACTTGTTGAAAATATTTTGATGTCTGATCTTAAAATCTCCAAAAATGATATAATAAAATCGTTTAGTAAATTTTACGATGTTCCATATGTTGAATACAATCCAAAAACACCTATTCCCGGCGATCTTCTTGTAGGCCTGAAAGTTCCTTTCATGCGCAAGAATCTATGGGTACCTTTGCATATTGATAGTGACGGAAATATCGTAGTAATAGTGGATAATCCGTATAATCTTCAGAAGATTGACGAAATAAAAGGGCTTTTCCCAGGGAAAAAACTGGTGTTTCGCGTGGGATTAAAGGAAGATGTCCTGAATTATATTAAGCTGTTTACTCAGGACGCAAAAGAACTTGCCGATATGGATGAGATACTCAGGCAGCTTCACGATGAGGCAACAGAAATAGAGGATGCCGAGGCCGGGGTAACAGAGGAAGCCAGCGCAGTGGTTCAGCTTGTAAATAAGATCATTACTGATGCCTACAATCGCGGCGCTTCAGATATTCATATTGAACCATATCCAGGAAAGGAGAATACACGGGTACGGATAAGGATAGACGGAAATTGCGAATTATATCAGAACATACCTTACAGCTATAAAAACGCTGTTGTGTCACGCTTAAAGATCATGTCCGACCTTGATATAGCGGAACGTCGCAAACCCCAGGACGGAAAGATTAAATTTAAAAAATACGGCGGCCCCGACATAGAGCTCAGGGTCGCAACCGTTCCAACTCAGGGGGGGCTGGAAGATATTGTAATGCGTATCCTTGCGGCAGGCGAACCTATTCCGCTTGACAAGATGGGTTTTTCAAAAGAAAATTATGAAAATATTGTAAGTGTAATAACTAAGCCCTATGGCATAATATTTGTGTGCGGCCCCACAGGTTCAGGTAAAACCACCACGCTTCATTCAGCTTTGAGCTATATTAATAAGGTTGAAACCAAGATTTGGACTGCCGAAGATCCTGTTGAAATTACTCAGGCCGGCTTGAGGCAGGTTCAGGTAAAACCAAAGATAGGATTTGATTTTGCCGCTGCAATGCGAGCATTTCTAAGGGCGGATCCGGATGTTATTATGGTTGGTGAAATGCGGGACAAGGAAACCACATCGATCGGCATAGAAGCATCACTCACCGGTCACCTGGTATTTTCAACACTTCATACCAACAGCGCTCCGGAAAGTATAATAAGGCTTCTTGATATGGGGATGGATCCTTTTAACTTTGCCGACGCTATTCTGTGCATCCTTGCTCAAAGACTGATTCGTACTCTATGCAAGGATTGCAAGAAGAAATATCATCCATCAAGAGAGGAATATGATGAACTTGTCCGGGAATACGGCGCTGAAGGTTTTAAAAAAAACGTAAAAATTCCTTACTCGGACGATTTGGCTCTATACAAACCCTTGGGATGCCAGGCATGCGGCAACACAGGATATCGTGGTCGTATGGGCATACACGAACTGTTAATGGGAACCGACGTGCAGAAAAGATTGATACAGAGCTGTGCAAAAATGGATGACATTCGAAGTCAGGCTATAAAGGACGGCATGACTACACTTAAGCAGGATGGAATTAAAAAGATTTTTGACGGATACTGCAATCTTCTTCAGGTAAGAAAAGTCTGCATTAATTAA